The Sinorhizobium meliloti genome includes a window with the following:
- a CDS encoding TrbC/VirB2 family protein has product MTFSSRIRPIAASTVMATAIVVTMVEPAFAQAAGIETVLQNIVDMLTGNIAKLLAVIAVIVICIAWMFGYMDLRRAGFWIIGIGGIFSATELVNTIVGS; this is encoded by the coding sequence ATGACTTTCAGTTCCCGTATCCGTCCGATAGCTGCATCCACTGTTATGGCAACGGCCATCGTGGTGACCATGGTCGAGCCGGCCTTCGCGCAAGCCGCCGGAATAGAGACCGTGCTGCAGAACATCGTCGACATGCTGACCGGCAACATCGCCAAGCTGCTCGCCGTCATCGCGGTGATCGTGATCTGCATCGCCTGGATGTTCGGTTACATGGATCTGAGACGGGCAGGGTTCTGGATCATCGGCATTGGCGGCATCTTCAGCGCCACCGAACTCGTGAATACCATCGTCGGAAGCTGA